A genomic region of Alligator mississippiensis isolate rAllMis1 chromosome 4, rAllMis1, whole genome shotgun sequence contains the following coding sequences:
- the MGST1 gene encoding microsomal glutathione S-transferase 1 has product MSKITQLMKNEVFLAYSTYTAIVLLKMMLMSLITSFFRLTRKAFSNPEDITTFGNYETAKKYLRTDPEVERVRRGHLNDLENIVPFIGIGLLYALSGPDLSTALLHFRIFVGARLFHTIAYLTPLPQPSRGLSWLLGFVVTISMAYRVLTTGLYL; this is encoded by the exons ATGTCTAAAATTACTCAACTAATGAAAAATGAGGTCTTCCTGGCTTATTCCACCTATACAGCcattgtccttttaaaaatgatgCTAATGAGTCTTATAACAAGTTTCTTCAGACTAACAAGAAAG GCATTTTCTAATCCAGAGGATATAACTACATTTGGTAATTATGAGACTGCTAAAAAGTACTTGCGGACTGACCCAGAAGTTGAACGTGTGCGCAG AGGCCACTTGAATGATCTTGAGAATATTGTCCCGTTTATTGGCATTGGTCTGCTGTACGCCCTGAGTGGTCCTGATCTGTCCACAGCCTTGCTGCACTTCAGGATCTTCGTCGGAGCAAGACTTTTTCATACAATTGCATATTTGACaccactcccccagcccagcagaggtTTGTCTTGGCTTCTTGGATTTGTGGTCACCATTTCCATGGCATACAGGGTACTGACGACTGGCTTGTACCTGTAA